In Vicinamibacteria bacterium, the genomic window GATGGCTCTCTTCGTGGATGCGACGGGACGGCCCGGGCCGGCGACCTGGGAAGTGGGAAGCTACCCGGAGGGTAGAGAAGAACATCCCGTCGCCGGAGTGAGCTGGTACGAAGCGGCGGCCTACGCCGAGTTCGCCGGCAAGAGCCTTCCCACTGCGTATCACTGGACCTGGGCTTCGGAAGTCCGATGGTTCCCGGGGGTCATCGCTTCCGAAAGCCACTTCCGTGGCGAAATGACTCAACCGGTCGGAGGGACGGGCACCCTGAGCGGCTTCGGCACGACGGATATGGCGGGAAACGTGAAGGAGTGGTGCTGGAACGAAGGGTCGGATGGAAAGCGGTTCATCATGGGCGGCGGATTCGGCGAGCCCGCCTACATGTTCCTTCAGGTCGACGCTCAGTCCCCCTGGGATCGCCGGCCGAACTTCGGATTTCGGTGCGTAAAACTCGGCTCCCCCACTCACGCCGCCGCGGCTGCAAGAGTCGAGGCCACTTTCCGCGACTTCTGGAAAGAAGAGCCGATATCCGACGAGGTCTTCGAGGCCTACCGCGGTCTGTACGCGTACGACAAGACCGAGCTGAACGCGCGCGTGGAGGAAACCGAGACGACGGCGAACTGGACGCGGGAGAAAGTGAGCTTCGACGCCGCCTACGGAAACGAGCGGGTAATCGCTCATTTGCTTCTTCCGAGGAACGCGGCGCCGCCCTTCCAGACGGTCGTATACTTTCCAGGCGTTTACGGCCTGTTTCAGGAGAGGCTCGTTCCGACGCTCATCGAAGACGAGGGCATGGACTTCTTGCTGAAGAGCGGGCGAGCCGTGATGTGGCCGATCTACAAAGGCACGTACGAGCGACGCGACGGCCTCGTGGGCGGCGGCAAGCCGCCGGGTGTCTGGCGCGACCATGTGATCCAGTGGTCGAAAGATATGGGACGTACCCTCGACTACCTCGAGACCCGGACGGACATCGACAGCGCGAAGTTCGCGTATCTAGGTTTCAGCATGGGCGGAGGAATCGCGCCGGTCTTGCTGGCAGTCGAGACCCGGCTCCAGGCAGCGATCCTGTCGTCGGGAGGCTTATGGATCCGGTACCAGCTCCCGGAGATGGACGGGATCCACTTCGCGCCACGGGTGAACGTTCCGGTCCTCATGTTGAACGGCCGTTACGAGTACTTATTCCCGGTCGAGTCTTCGCAGCTCCCGCTATTCCATTTGCTCGGCACGGCGCCCGACGACAAGAAACACGTGATCTACGAAGTCGGGCACGCTGGCTTGCCTCCCAAGGAGGAAATTCGAGAAACCCTCGACTGGCTCGACAAGTACCTGGGCCCGGTCCGGAGGAACTAGCGCCAGAACGCTTTGAGATCGTACGAGAGCTGGCGGTGGTGTTTGACGGACAGGAACACGATGTCCTTGCCGCGAACGAGATACAGCACGAGGTAGTCGTCCACGATGAGCTCGCGGATGTCGTCGCCTTCGCGCAATCGGTCCTTCAGTCTCTCGGCCAGAGCCTGGGCCTGCGTAGAAAGAATAGAGCGCTCGAGAAAGGAACGGCCGGAAAGAGGGAAGCGGCACAGCTGCGGGACGGCGTCGTTTACGAGCTTCTCGAGGAGCCTGGCGAATGACGAAGCTCCTTCGTCTCCGAGAAAGGCCTCGATGTCATCGAGATTCGCGGAGAAGTTCCCGGTCAAGCGCGGCCGCTTAGCGGCCATGCTTCGACTTGAGCTGCGCGAGGCTCAGCGTTCTTCCCCGCTCCAGGTCGTCGAGACCCCGGAGGGCCTCATCGAGAAGCGTGAGGTGGATGTGCTCCCGTTCGAGTCGATGGTAGTGGTCGAGCCGGTCGGGGTCGATCAGAGCGGCGCAGCTTTCTCCGTTCTTGGTGATGATCTTCTCGCGCCCCTCGGAACGCACTTCCTCGACCAGCTCGGTCAGCCGTGCCCGAGCACGGCTGAGAGGAACGATGTCTTTCGAGGTCAAGCCCATTACCTTTCTATCATAAATAAGGTACAAAATAATGTCAATCAGAACGTAACATGATCGGCGAGATCGTTTCCCGAACTCGATGCCAGCATCTCACCGGACGGAAAGCTCGTGGCCTACGCGGCCGGACCTTTGTTTGACACGAAGATCTTCGTGAGGCAAGTTGCGGGGGGTCGATCCGTGCCGCTGACGGTAGACCTCGACGGAAGGCACCGCTGGCCGCGCTGGCCTCCTGACGGTATGCAACTCTCGTTTCGCCGGCTCTCGTCCCATGGATGGGAAATCTACATCGTCCCAGCGCTTGGGGGACGCTGCCCGTCGACACCCGATACCCGAAGAGACCCTAGAGCTTGCCTGGTCCTCTGACGGCCGACGAGTCGCTTACGCCGCGTGGGAAGCGATCTACGTCGGCCCCGACGACGGGAGCGATGCGAGAAAGCTCGTCGACGTGCGCAAATGAGCCTTGGTCCATCAGCTGGTCCCCGGACGGAAAGCGAATCGCGTTCACCTCGGGCAACCCGGGTTACAAGATTCTCAACGTCGCTCCATCTTCCATCGTAGTAGTCGACGTCGCGACCGGCGAAACGATTCCCGTCACCGACCAGTCGCAACAGAACGTCAGTCCCATTTGGCTTCCTGACCGAAGGAATCTTCTCTACGTCTCTGACCGCGGGAAGGGGGCGAGACGTCTCCCGCGTCTCCATCAGCGGCTCGGGACGACCCTCCGGCGAGCCCGAGCGACTCACTACGGGGCTCGACGTGTTCACGATCTCCTCGTCCGCGGGCGGGCGAACTCTCGCTTATCCGACCGCTCGCCTTCGACAGAACGTGTGGTCGCTGCCGGTTCCAGAAAAAGGTCCAGTCTCGGTGAGGCAAGCGATGCCGGTCACGACCGGAAACCAGGTCATCGAGGCGGCGGGAGTCTCGCCCGGCGAGAAGTGGCTCGTTTACGATTTGAACATAGGTGGCAACGTATCCCGATACAAGCTGCGCATCGGGAGTGGCGAGTCGGTGCAGGTCACCGGAGGGCCGATGGATTTCTATCCAACGTGGTCTCCCGACGCGACCGAGATTGCGTTTCATGCGATGCGGACGGACAACCGAGACATCTTCGTTGTCGAAGCCGATGGAGGAACCGTGCGTCAGCTCACAAACGACAGCGCTCAGGAGTTCTATCCGCACTGGTCTCCCGATGGAGGGCGGCCGACGGAGCGGGGATCGTGCACCGGGACCTGAAGCCGGCGCACGTGTTTGTGGCCGAGCGAGGCGACGCGAAGATTCTGGACTTGGTTGCCGGTCCGGCCCGATTCACCCTCACCGAGCTCGAAGCGGACGAGTGGGATGATGGAGCTCGAGCTCACCGAAAACTGACAACCGCACGCGGCATTCCGTTGCTCGTCCAGGTCAGCGACGAGGCGATAGACGGTCGCACTACCTGTCAGACGTGAACGCGATCGTCGGGAAGACACTACAGCGGCACTGAAGATCAGTTGCTGGAAGTTGTGTCGTATTGCACGTGCAACAGAGGGGCAGCGGTTGCCACCCCGTCGAAGGATTCGGCGGTTCGCTCGCCTGTGCCGGTAATGATGATGACCGCCGAGTTTCCCGCGGCCCAACCCGGCCGGTTGACGATCTCCTGAATCACCGACGCGATATCCGGTGTCTGCTGATCGGGTCCCGCGGCTCCTGCCGTGGTCCACGCGGGAGGAGACCACGGCACCGCGGCGGTCGTTCGCGGCCTCGAGCTAAGGTTCCCGTTCGTCGAGACGAACGTGGAGGCATGATCGACCGCTTCGCCCTGAATGGTAAGCGACGTGGGCTCCGTGTTCGTCTGGTCGACCTGGAACTGGACGAAGGCATTGACGATCTGCGCACCCGGGGGGAGATCCAGGCCGTTGAACCGCATGCCCACCGTTTGATCGCCGCCATCGAAGACCAGCTCGAGATCGGAGCTGGTCAACCTCATGCCTCCGGTGGATCTTTCTTCGGCATCATCCGAGCTCGCCGACACCCGAATCTCTAGCGTGGCGCTGGTGGCGGCTACGGTGATATCCACCGTGGCCACGTTGGAGCTCGCAAGGCCATCATGGGCGTGGTAGGTAAAGCTATCCGCTCCGCTGAAGCCTGGCTCGGGAGTGTAGGTGAACGAGCCGTTTGGGTTGAGCGTAAGATTCCCGTGAGTGGTCGAAGCGTCCAAAACAGCCGTTAGCGGATCGCCATTGGCATCGCTGTCGTTTGCGAGAACACCCGGAGCGGGCTCGATCAACGTTACTCCCTCCGACACGGAGAAAGAGTCGTTCGCAGCAACCGGCGTCGTGTTGCCAGGAACCGTGATGGTGATGGTGATCTGATCCGAGCCTGTCAGCCCCCCGCCGTCGGCAACTTCTGCCGTAATGCTGTGCTGTCCTGCCGACAAATTGCTCGTCGAGAACGAGCTACCGGTACCGATGGGATCGGTCTCCAGATTGGAATGCCACGTGAGGCTGTCTGATAGGTTCCCGTCCTCGTTATCAGAGGCGGAGCCGATAAAGTTGATGACGGTGCCGGTATCGAAGCTGGATCCGTCGGGCGGTGAGCCGATGGTAACCGTCGGAGGCACGTTGATCGAACCTCCGCCGTACTCGATGTGGAGGAGCGGCGCGGCACCCGGCAACCCGTCGAAGGATTCGGCGGTTCGCTCGCCTGTGCCGGTAATGATGATGACCGCCGAGTTCCCTGTCGTCCAACCCGGCCGGTTGACGATCTCCTGAATCACCGTGGCGATATTCGGCGTCTGCTGATCGGGGCCCGCA contains:
- a CDS encoding SUMF1/EgtB/PvdO family nonheme iron enzyme, producing MALFVDATGRPGPATWEVGSYPEGREEHPVAGVSWYEAAAYAEFAGKSLPTAYHWTWASEVRWFPGVIASESHFRGEMTQPVGGTGTLSGFGTTDMAGNVKEWCWNEGSDGKRFIMGGGFGEPAYMFLQVDAQSPWDRRPNFGFRCVKLGSPTHAAAAARVEATFRDFWKEEPISDEVFEAYRGLYAYDKTELNARVEETETTANWTREKVSFDAAYGNERVIAHLLLPRNAAPPFQTVVYFPGVYGLFQERLVPTLIEDEGMDFLLKSGRAVMWPIYKGTYERRDGLVGGGKPPGVWRDHVIQWSKDMGRTLDYLETRTDIDSAKFAYLGFSMGGGIAPVLLAVETRLQAAILSSGGLWIRYQLPEMDGIHFAPRVNVPVLMLNGRYEYLFPVESSQLPLFHLLGTAPDDKKHVIYEVGHAGLPPKEEIRETLDWLDKYLGPVRRN
- a CDS encoding type II toxin-antitoxin system Phd/YefM family antitoxin, with amino-acid sequence MGLTSKDIVPLSRARARLTELVEEVRSEGREKIITKNGESCAALIDPDRLDHYHRLEREHIHLTLLDEALRGLDDLERGRTLSLAQLKSKHGR
- a CDS encoding type II toxin-antitoxin system RelE/ParE family toxin yields the protein MAAKRPRLTGNFSANLDDIEAFLGDEGASSFARLLEKLVNDAVPQLCRFPLSGRSFLERSILSTQAQALAERLKDRLREGDDIRELIVDDYLVLYLVRGKDIVFLSVKHHRQLSYDLKAFWR